tttgaaagtatttctgccgatattaaaatttaacgttGGATAGCGACATTTTGCTTTTATCGTGGCGGATATTGAATGGGGAGAAATTAATGGATATTTAATTCTTGTACGAGCGAATGAAAAATTGCATGCGAGCGGCGCGGTGCAAATGCACCGCAATGCATTTTGTATGAGTATACGCCAGACTGCGATAGATGAAAGAGCGGAAAGACTCAGACATGTTTTTACTGTGTGCACTGTTTCGTAAATCTTGAAGCATTTAGAAAACACGGCTGGTATATTTACGGCGtcatttataaagattttaccATCGTATTTTAATCTGCCCTTGATGATCAAAGAAACTTTCGTTCTTCGATGTAGCAAGAAAATGCCTGTAGCCATACAAAAAAAACACCAGGTTTTTTTGTCAAACTCACGCTCTGAAAGTTTTAGAAAATCTCATATCCTCGACAACGACACTTCGCTATGCCGTGCATACGGAAAGAGTTCGAGAGAAAAGGCTGCCTGGGGTGATATCAACTGTCTCGGTTGTTATCggaatttcaacaaaatctaAATACAAGGCTGCATGATACAAATATCATCCAGATTTCGATTAACTTTGTGAAACCTAATCAAATATCTAACATTACAGAAAAGAATGCAATCTCTGACGAATTAAGAATTTAGCGCAAATTAGAATCCACAAATGTCAAAACAGtcgctttattattttatttattgtcatTTTTTCCCTGCATGCAAACTTCTATCAGAAgaattttcttaaaagattcaattgcaatatattttaaattataatatcgcactagtttttatatttctttttgttttcaactttctttcaaattagtaataatagaatatataagcTAAACTGCTCTAATAATGAAAGTTGTTCAAACGTGCTTATTGTTTAATTGAATCTCTAAACACAGTACATTTAACtgtctaaatatataattgattgcatttcatctatatataaatgagaAACGTCCGCCCTGTAGCGCCAGTTATCATCACAAATGTGTTAAGCTAAGGAGGGATGTTCAACGAGTCGAGAGTTGAGAGATGAGGGTTAAGACGGTGATAAGTGGCCGACAGTATCGAAGGACGTTCTGTTTGCGCAAAATGTGAGGAAGGACGTGTAGAGGATACGTTCGCTCGATAACTCCCAATTCGAACCACTCtccctcttctttttttactcGGTAATTTCCGCGTCGCACAAGACTATTTGTGCCTTGCTGATTTTGTACGTAAATGTCCCTTGTCCCTCGTCACATCAAGCATTGCCACCTGATAACCTGATATCGTGCCATACTGTTGGACGCGCGACAATTGCAGTATCGTGCTTGTCAAGATAGAAGACGGGGACCCCCCAACCAActgaaaatacatatttacgtTTGGatgtatataatacatgcTTACACGTCAGATAGACCGATGTGATATATAATCCAAGTTGCGATCTATGCATAGCGCGCAATTCCCAAAACGACATTATCCATTAAGACAATGACGAATTATTGCACAGGCGCTTATCTCGagcattgaaatataaaaaaactgatgtttttataaaaattcgataagttgcaacattgtataaaactatttatattatttcacgaacgttttgttgattttattatattgtccAAAGACCgtgaacaaaaatttattgttataacagaagtaaaaaatagcagtgaaaatatttcatgtttcatatttttttattgctgtaatgtattatgcaaaaaattcaCAACGTacccaaaaaatttttataatttaaaattttcggtGGCAGCTGTTTGCCCCTGGGGTTCAAGTACCTTCAATTCGCTTGCTGTGAGCAAAGTTGTACAAATTGCATTGGATAGAACCGATATTCGTTTCTCGCGAGTTATCGTTCTACATACGGCTAGAAACGGTAATGTATCGTCGCGTGTCGTAAGCGAGGTGACCTCACGTAGGAGCGCGCGGCAAAATTAGACGCGTAAATccgaagaatttttaaattgccgACCGTGAGTGCGGAAATCAAGAAAAGCAGCGTTGATGGGAATTTCATCGTGGCGTGTTTAGCTTTGTATTCCGTCCCACGGTCGTGCCATTAGAAATTCCGTGCATTCATGATTTTACGTTTGCTTTTTTCTCCAGATCCACCGGAGATCTCTTAATAATTCATAGATCGACCGACTGCATTTCGTGCAAGATGCGCATAGaatgataatatatcaataagtCATGTTCGCGTCAaatgtaacttttttcttgcgcatcaattataaatagtaTGGATTATAGTTGCGCTTTTCAATTCTCTCAGTATTTGAAATAGCtgtataaagttataaataaagctGTGTTTTTTACGCAGCGAAAAACTTTGGGAATACAGGCGCAATAATTGTATGTGcgaacaaacgacgtcacttTCTCGCAAACACAGCCATTCGCAGGTTTAAGACCGATTTATGCGTCAAGGGCGCAAAAAAAGGTTTCTGCGTTCCGCGAATCTGTTGTCGGAATACGCCTGAACACGAACGCGATATGACCCCGATTCGAAGACAATGAGCCTCCGGACGAGGCTCCGGCTATTGCGAGAAGAGAGAATTCCTTTCGACACCAAAGACACGAACTTTATGCAGCATAATGGCTGGcacacatatattttcatCTCGCGACGAGGACAATATCGGGCTTGCTGGCGCGTTTCGCGGGgataaaatatcttgcaaCGCTCTACATGGTAGTCACGAAGCAACaagattattgtaatatgGAGGTCAAACCTAAGAAGGAATAAGATGAGCGCGAACAAGAAGAAGCAATATGTAAGAAAAGCACAGTTAAATGGATCaccagataaataaaattgattatctttgcaattcggaaattgtatttgtagaagaaataaattttgttacgtGTCGAGTTTTAAGACAAATCATTTCtcgtgaaattaaattaaagattatacgATTTTTAACTCTGTAATAGCAATTTCGTGACCCAATTATGTAATAGATTTATCTTAATAGAAAACtcttatttctctctctctctctctctctctctctcgtttatAACTCGTAGAATTCGAGATCCATGCACAGTTTGCCATAAAATCAGATATTGAACGgatatgaaataaatgaaaataatgaaattaataatgcataataatgcataataatgcacaattattaataattataatgattataatcaATGAAAtcgtaataatgtaataatgatagtaaatttttgataacggTACAAAAATGAGatctttttagattttataccACCAATGCACGGTTAACGgtgacattattattatatgagaCACTTAGCGGCATCTTCTAGCGAGAGGATACGCGATAATAAAACCAAGTGGAGCGGTATGTTGGCAAAGCGACGTTATTACCGAGCTTACGTTCTATACGCCCGACTCGTCGACTCTCCTATTGGACGAGCTTTTTGTTCGTTTACGAGAACAGCCAGTTGATCCTACTCGCCCTTTTGTTCGCGACGCTTTTTTGTCGGGAACAAGCGGTAACAGCGCGCTCAAGACCCGGAATTGTTACGCCGTTACCGTCGTTAgggtaaatttataaatacaccGGGCCACACCCCCGTCGCCGTGGAAATAAATCCATCAggataaatattcataatccGTAACACGCGTGTCGCGCATGTGACTCGCGTGACTGTTTATAATTAGCCCGTATGCAACAGCGTGCGCCGACTCCTGTCCTGTTCGAAATGATTGCGGCCTGTGTCGCACGGTAGTTGCGTGCAAATGAAGCTCAAACTTGAAAACTATTAcaaatgcgataaaaaaaattgttgtgcAAACTTGCAATTTCAGTAGATTTAAAGGAAACACGAATCATTCGATTTACATTTATCTGCAATGTAAATATCCTAATTTAACATTCTGAATATAATATCtatgattaaatattgtttctgAGAAATCGACTACGTTTCGGTACGATTTCGCAGGAGATCTCTTCGTTGTGGTGTTCAGCATGGACTGTCGGGAGTCCTTCGAGGAGGCCATCAGACTGAGAGAGGCGATCCTCGAGACTAAAGTGAGCGCTACCCAGAGTGCCACAAAGAGCAGGAGAAGCCACTACAGTCTGAAGGTCCCTATGGTCATCGTGGGAAATAAATGCGACAAAGACGTAAAGTACGTTTCTCTGTTCTTGATTCTCGGTCCCGCGAATAATATTCTCCCGTTATCGCGTAATTATCTTAGCGACGAATCTTTCGTCGTTGCAGGACGGTCACGGTGGAGGAAGCCGAGCAATATTGCGTTAGTCAGGATGAATGCTGCATCTTTGTGGAGGCTTCCGCGAAGCGAAACTATCACGTGGATGAACTTTTTTATCAGCTATTCGTGGTGGCGGGTCTACCTCTGGAGATGGCTCCGAATCATCACCGAAAGGTGCCACTCACTTTCGGCTCGCCAACCATGTTACCGCCCTCGCAGGTACGTACAACGACGTTTAACGATGTTTAAAGATAATTCATTACATTGTAACTTCATCAAGAGTAATCAACGGCTTCTGCGACGGGAAATTCTCGCGGAAAATCCGATTAAAACGGACAAAGCGCGGAATGGCACGGAGTATTGTCGTCTCGGAGTCGCATTGCGATCGATTAAACGGGGGATTGCCTTTCGTGATATCGGCGGAAAAGCCTTAAAAAGCGACGCTTTTGTTTCCAGCCGCGGCACAAAGCCACTCTCAGCATAAAACGCCGACTGAGCGACGCTTGCGGCGTCGTGGCGCCGAACGTACGACGTCCCAGCATAAGGACGGACTTAATGATCATGCGAACGAAGACGTGTTCGCTCGCGGCCGGGAATGAGAACAACGCGCCAGGATCTAGGATCACGCTTAGAACAGGAAGAACGGAATCCAGGAAGGCCTGCTCGATACagtgatatttcaaaataaatttcacgcgCACGGACaaatttctagaaatataaagaaatatggtAATGTGTTTAAAAGCGATCTTCGGAAACGAGTGTCATTGTCTCTACTTGCTACAATTTTACTGTGATTAATGTACGAGTGGCACTATCTCTctgtatatttcaatttattaaaattggtatttatcatcattataatttataataataattttcttatatagcGTTTCTTGtcggagagagaaaaagacgagagaaagaaagataacTAATATTGTTCGACAGAAACCTTATATATGTTATGCGATCGAAACTTTCAGGTTTACAATTGTCAGACTTCGCTGCAAAGATGAAGATAATGTGAAGCGAGTACTCGCGAACGAAGATCGCTAAAGAGAAGTCATATTTAAACCGACCACGCTACTCgccttaattaattaatggaatATAGCTTTAGCGTAACGTCCCGAAGGTAACACGTATAATTAACTTAAGATGTgaacgcgagagagaaagaaaaagagaaagagagagagagagagagagagagaaagagagagagaaaaagagagagagagagagagagtcgttACGTTAATTAATCGTCGTCGATCAAACGCTAAACGGGAAATTGATACTTTGACTAACACGGAGATCGTTTGATATTCGATCAGAGGATTCCTCGACAGCAACGAGATGATCGAGTCGCACGAAAGGGAGCACTCTTTCTATTAggtacaaatttttcaaacattttattaaaatttttaaaacagaaaatcCTGACGGGAAATCGACAATCGTGCAATTGCGGACAAGAGGTCGGGAAGTGTCAGCGTTGTGTCGAATGAGATTGCGAGACGCGGCGAAAAAGCTTTTTACCGAATTAGTTAACTGCGCCCATCGTAGCCTTACTCGGGTTCCGACACGCGAAGGAACGATGTTTATACTTCCACGTAAGATCTAGAACGTTGTAATTCCACTAATAGCGCCCGATTCAAGGAACGAATATTCGATCGTTGCGTAGCGTCGTTTTCCTTTTATCGCATCCCTCTCGCGTATTCCATGGATTTCTGTTAAATCGAATTAATCTCGTTACGGCACCACTTCGTACTCGGTTCGCCACTTTCAACGCGCGCGATCAGCGTGACTACATTGTCAATGACGAGACTTGGATTACATGCCACATGCGTACAAAGTCAATCGATACTTCCGTATCTCGACCTCCTTTTCTATGCATCTTaaacttgttaaaatataacgGACAAACATATGAAAATTGTTCCTCCATTGATTGCGTATGCATTCGAACGCGACTCGATCTTTTACgtatgatttaatataattaaaaaatgatttgccatttaaaaacacaatttgtacaaatatcaAACCCGAAAGATTCATATTCATACTCCAGCAACAacagataattaatttgtggAGAAGCctatacattttctttttgttacaCTTCAGCTGGAAAAAGAATAGATATATGCGATAAATAGAAACTATTAAAGGAATActaatttgttgaaattttgtaaaatttattccttagtttaaaaaaatatatttttttacacatgtCTCATTTGACAAATGCATTTCAATCGATGGATCGAGAGGATATTATAGACATACGTAGATCTCTCTTTGCGACTGTCCAAAATAAACATCCTTTCTCTTCCCATAGATTTGGCTATAGTTACTCTAACAATAAGATACAATCGACGATTTGACCAATTAGACGGCTCGTATAAGTCGACTCTAACCAAAAACAAGCGCAAAGCTTCACCGGGCAAAGCTATATTtcgcagataaaaaaaagaaaaaaaattaatcgcgaCCATGCGCCATTATGCTCGCATTTTGTATTGAATAAACAACATTTTCTCCATATTCTCACATAATTCTATGAACCCATATTTATATCCCGGTGTGCCCACAAGAAACACAAAGCGGGTACCAAAATATCCGTGTTCCCGAGTGTTTCTCGCGCGATCACGACGACGCTTTAATCAGCGAAGCGAGAAGTCGTTTGCTGCGATCGCGAGTGAGAGATTGAAACCAGATTTTCACCGTTAGCGCCGTGAGCTACGATTTGTCGATTATCGCCTTAGGCGAACGACTACTCTATCTTATTGGTTTGATCGATAACTCATTAGTTGAATATTCTTAGATATTAATCGCTGAAATatagcgaaataaaaatagtcgCAATAATGAGATGAATATAATACCAGCTTGTGCGCACACCTATTAAATTTTCGAGAAATACtcattgcaaattaaaataattttagtggAAGATACGAATCGTATTTGACCGTAATTGaaataatgacatttttttagaaagacaCTATtgacatataataaatacaattgatATGGAGAAatcttcaaatttataatcgtaattaatattgattttttgtatttttctagcTTCTTTATGTTATCAATAAAAAGAATCACGtatcttttcatttataaagattaaaagcTCTAGAAAAGCTCTTTGTTACCCAAAAGCTAATACAAGCGCGAGTTCAATCAAACTAGACGATGAAGAGACGTGAATGAGTTTTCGTTGTTCGATTGAAAGCAGTATAGAAATAGTATATCGAGATAGCCGTACTAAAAATACGGCTTCAAAGTATAACAAGATCTTCTTTTAgcttaatgaaatatttaataacacgTAACTTTACTTTacatgattttaattattaacttctTAGAGTTAAGCAAATTCCCGcttttaatatactttctaTTAAACTCTAATAAACACTTTGTACACAGCTTATTCCagcataatatttaaaaaattgtaattatattttactatatctaatatatatcaaaatgtcATTATTTACGAATTACTCACGGAATACTTTATTGATTTTTGTCATATATTCATgcaatttattagataaaaaaaataaacttgtcAATTAtgcaatcaaattaatttagagTTTATTGGtagtataatttatgtttattttttttatctcatttatttatgtctatttattttactttaattattatttgctacagaatcaaattttatttaattggaTTCTGATCTGTTTAAGTAGAGAAAacgtttattatataaacagcaaataaatttattaaaaataattatgtttgctaaaaataatttttccacaTCTACAAATTACTTTGCTATAATAAATTCACTATTATTCCACCTATATTAGCAGAATACATTGGCTAGAAATATACTATTTTGTTTCGGTAtcagattaaatttttgtatttttataaacaaatttattgaacaaaattattttatcgtaatacGATAATACTGTACGTAATactatatcaaataattagttatattatatagttgAAATTCGATCCCTTTCACATCAAATAACAGCAGTGACAGTTTTGCTGCGATAGcatagttatatttttttctctccgtATTTTGCATCTTCTTGCAAAAGattgtcaataattatttaactttgatAAGTTcaataagtttttatatttggaaaaGAGTTATCGCCACATGCATTGACAGCAGTTTCGGTTCCAGAGAAAAGTGCGAGTATACACATATAACGTGCACGTTCCACAGGCGTggaatgtttaattaaattctgacGAGAACTTGGAAAATTCCGGACACATTTGTGCGACACACAGAGATCTTTATACGTCATAAAGTTTACGCTTTTGTCGcgtacgataaaaataatattggttttaaaatttgatttcgtATTTTTACGCGCGGTTATTTTTCTTCCACGATTGCTCTAACGAAAGAAACTGATATTAAAACTGGAAATATTGCTCAGGTGCAAAGTAATAATTGCTTACgatgacaaattatttttaataacttgaatcaaattatttttagttagaAAAATTTCGTTATAAAAACACAACATACAAAGAAAATGCTAATCGCGAtcgtaatttacatttataagtggcatactaataattattaattctttaaaaaatgatgattgACATGACTTAgctttaaattaacataaactatttttctgttctattcgagttaaaaaaagataaaataaacaaaattcaaattgaaaatgtatttatagtTTAAGTATGCATGAACGTATTATATCTAAAGAAAACATCAACTTTTAAAcaagcattttataaaaacgtaTTATACGTGCGCATATAATTTGaatgttcaaaaattacatttaacgtttttttaaaaaatatttttcgaaaaaaataaaaaaattttaaatgtatctcGTAAGACCAtagattacattaaaatataaaatttaaaattaatgttagttctatatttgtatgaaatagAGCATCGCGTctccaaaaaataatttatattttcgcggaatgtaaaaaaaaaaaaaaaaaaaaaaaaaaaaaaaaaacacgctagtacctttccaaaaaacaatgtatattttcatacaatttttgcatttcGAAATCGCGTTTTACTTTTTGCTTTCATTTCGAAACGCAGATGGATAAATTACTAACCACCAACGATCATCCCCTTGCCAATGCGCATGTACCGTTACCTACATCGACCTTTTCGCTTCAGACGTTTCTAGCCACACGCGTTGAGAGCGCAAGCGTATTGACCATTTGCGTGCGTCTGTTTGCCACGTCGAAATACACCGGTCGTACATCGTTGGGAGTGGATCAACATGAAGGTGCAATAAAGGTTAGTGAAAACGCgatattatttccatatttttttcaacatacgTATGTCGTATGTCATTGCTCAACGGTTAGTATGAGCTGCGCGGGAATCGTTGAAGGCCAACTGACTGCGCGTGTCATGGGCTTCCTCTTACGTAAGTGCCCTCACCACGGAATGCTCGTACGACAGTCTCAGTACGTTCGTCGTGCCGTACACACTTGCGAGAGATAAACGCTCGCCGGTAACACTCGCGCAACGAATATTTTGCGTAAGTGATTTCACGCAAAACTAGTAAATTGTGAGAACGATGAAACGAATAAATCAAACGAGGTTGCCTTGGTCTTGATTTTTCATTGtgacttaatttaatttgtggcAAATCTATGAAGTCGATTGATAAATTAGTTTGTTACGAGAAAAATATCTGCGCtgcagaaaataattaaattagagGTAAATTGATATACTTTTAGTATTATAGTTTTCAGAATATTctttagaaacaaaaattgattttattgaaaacttaaattaaattaaaacaattgaagcattgtgaaatttttgcttgcaattttttttctgtttaacctttttattataaagaacaatatatcataattgatatatattgaaataaataatctctcttatgaaattaatactctatattttatatttagcaaaaaatgatatcaatatattacaagaaaataaaaatattaaaaaaaaatccttgatttgaaaaattaaatatttaattttataagaatatttctttcaatgtGTTTGCTtcattcattttcctataagGCATTCATAGATTGtctcttattgttagtaaacTATTTTGCAAACGTTATCGATCGATCGAAACATtccacaataaaaaattgcgtCATGCTATCCAGATTAACATTACTCGCTGTGATTTTTGCAAGTGACTCATTAGATTTCTACTGCAATTTATAGCATTACTAGTTCGCATTCGGAACGTCAGAAAAATGGGTGGCAGCGGACACAACAGAAGCCTGTTTACGTATGACACGCTAGTGCACGCGATATCGGGTGCTGCGGTGAGTATATTTCATAATGTCGGAAATTTTACACATATGCCTTCTTACTGAGAGGAATAACTTTCACATTTCGACATTTCAGGGTAGCGTTGTCGCAATGGCAGCCTTTTATCCCTTAGACACCGTAAGAAGTCGTTTACAGTGTAagctatatgtatatatatcgaaTATATGACAAAACAATTATGCGCTCGTTTTCT
This window of the Linepithema humile isolate Giens D197 chromosome 1, Lhum_UNIL_v1.0, whole genome shotgun sequence genome carries:
- the LOC105672831 gene encoding GTP-binding protein Rhes, with the protein product MLAMPVSPSPASTSSQEDACKPPPRNCYRLVMLGSARVGKTAIVARFLSNKFEESYTPTIEDFHRKLYRIRGEVHQLDLLDTSGNHPFPAMRRLSFLTGDLFVVVFSMDCRESFEEAIRLREAILETKVSATQSATKSRRSHYSLKVPMVIVGNKCDKDVKTVTVEEAEQYCVSQDECCIFVEASAKRNYHVDELFYQLFVVAGLPLEMAPNHHRKVPLTFGSPTMLPPSQPRHKATLSIKRRLSDACGVVAPNVRRPSIRTDLMIMRTKTCSLAAGNENNAPGSRITLRTGRTESRKACSIQ